In Carya illinoinensis cultivar Pawnee chromosome 10, C.illinoinensisPawnee_v1, whole genome shotgun sequence, one DNA window encodes the following:
- the LOC122279645 gene encoding ubiquitin-conjugating enzyme E2 22-like, translating into MAANENLPPNVIKQLAKELKNLDESPPEGIKVGTNDDDFSTIYADIEGPAGTPYENGVFRMKLLLSHDFPHSPPKGYFLTKIFHPNIAPNGEICVNTLKKDWNPSLGLRHVLIVVRCLLIEPFPESALNEQAGKMLLENYQEYARHARLYTGIHAKPKPKFKSGAISESTTALNVDQTNTSVTADQKSITPDVALPLPSPLAPSTTPTKGNGLEQPTALAPTTDTVVSGSAVAAAATAQKKECGLAKVHADKKKLDARKKSLKRL; encoded by the exons gCGGCTAACGAAAATCTTCCCCCAAATGTTATAAAGCAACTTGCAAAGGAATTGAAGAATCTTGATGAATCTCCCCCTGAGGGCATTAAAGTAGGTACTAACGATGATGATTTTTCAACCATATATGCTGATATTGAGGGCCCAG CTGGGACTCCATATGAAAACGGTGTTTTTCGCATGAAGTTATTATTATCTCATGACTTTCCACACTCTCCTCCAAAAG GTTACTTCCTGACCAAGATTTTCCATCCAAACATTGCACCCAATGGTGAGATTTGTGTCAATACACTAAAAAAGGATTGGAATCCAAGTCTTGGGTTACGACATGTTCTCATT GTAGTTAGGTGTTTATTGATCGAACCATTTCCAGAATCAGCCTTAAATGAACAAGCAGGCAAGATGCTACTTGAGAATTATCAGGAGTATGCTAGACATGCCAG ACTTTACACCGGGATCCATGCCAAGCCAAAACCCAAGTTCAAATCGGGAGCCATTTCTGAGTCTACCACAGCTCTGAATGTTGACCAGACTAACACCTCGGTTACTGCTGATCAGAAGAGCATAACACCAGATGTTGCATTGCCGTTGCCATCCCCATTGGCACCTTCTACAACACCCACCAAGGGAAATGGGCTGGAGCAGCCTACCGCCTTGGCACCAACAACAGATACAGTAGTTAGTGGGTCTGCTGTGGCTGCAGCAGCCACCGCTCAAAAGAAGGAATGTGGATTGGCAAAAGTTCACGCAGACAAGAAAAAACTAGATGCAAGGAAGAAAAGCTTGAAGAGATTGTAA